In Desulfovibrio legallii, the sequence CGTGCGCTGGCCGCTGGAACATCCCAAACTTTCCGCCAAGGATGCGGCAGCCCCGTGCTGGAGCGAGGCCAGCCTTTAGAGCAGACTAACTTTGAGAATATGCATTCTCAAAGTTTACGGCACGCGCGTTTTTGCGCTTACCAGCGCAAATAACTTGCGCTTACGCCTCCACAGCGGGCGCCCGCTCCGGACAAGCGCGTGCCATTCGTATAAGGTGTTGTCATGAATATCGATCTTTCCTGTTTCAAGGCCTACGACATCCGCGGCCGCGTGCCGGACGCGCTCAACGCTCCCCTGGCCCGCGCCCTGGGCCGCGCTGTGGCCGAAGTGCTCAACGCGCGTCGGGTTGTGCTGGGGCGGGACGCCCGGCTCTCCGGCCCCTTGCTGCGCGACGCCCTGGCCGCGGGCCTGCGCGAAGCCGGAGCGCAGGCGACGGACCTGGGCCTCTGCGGCACGGAAGAAATCTACTACGCCGCCGCCAACCATCCTTATGACGCAGGCGTGATGATCACCGGCAGCCACAACCCGGCGGACGAAAACGGCTTCAAAATCGTGCGCGCCGGGGCCGTGCCCGTCAGCGGGGATTCCGGCCTGCACGCCCTGCGCGACCGCGTGGCGCAACTGCTGGCCAACGAGGCCGCGCGGGACGAGGCCGCCCAGGGAGCGAAGGAGCCGGCTCCGGAACTGGCCGCCGCCTCCTATCGAGAACAGTATGTGCGCTGGCTGCTGGACTACAGCGGCGCGGCGCAGTGGGCGACGCAGACCGAGCGGCCGCTCGCCATCGTGGCCGACGCGGGCAACGGCTGCGCCGGGCTGGTTCTGCAGGAACTGGCCGCCGCCCTGCCCTGCCGGTTTGTCTGCCGTCAGATGGAGCCGGACGGCGCCTTCCCCCACGGGGTGCCCAATCCTCTGCTGCCGGAACGCCGGGCCGCCACGGCCGCGGCCGTGCGCGAGGCCGGGGCCGACCTGGGCCTGGCCTGGGATGGCGACTTTGACCGCTGCTTCTTCTACGACGGCGAAGGCAACTTCATCGAGGGCTATTACTGCGTGGGCCTGCTGGCCGGGGAGCTGCTGCGCCGCTTTCCCGGCGGCAAGGTGGTGCACGACACGCGGGTCTACTGGAACACCCGCGAGGTGGTCCTGGCCGCCGGGGGCACGCCCATTATGGGCAAGACAGGGCACGCCTTCATGAAGGAGCGCCTGCGCGCCGAAGACGCGGTTTACGGCGGCGAAATGAGCGCCCACCACTATTTTCGGGATTTTGCCTACTGCGATTCGGGCATGCTGCCCTGGCTGCTGGTGCTGGGGCTTTTGCGGCGCACGGGCCGCCCCCTGGCCGAGCTGGTGGCCGAGCGCATGACCCGCTACCCCTGCAGCGGCGAAATCAACCGCCGCGTGATGGACGCCCCGGCCCTGATGCGACAGGTGCGGGAGCGCTACGCGCCCGGCGCGCTCCACGAGGACAGCGTGGACGGCGTGAATCTGGAATTTGCAGACTGGCGCTTCAACCTGCGCATGTCCAATACCGAACCCCTGCTGCGCCTGAATGTGGAAACGCGCGGCGACCGCGCCCTGCTGGAAGACAAAACCGGCGAGTTGCTGCGGTTTCTGGACGCAGGCGGAGCTGCGGGGGCGTAGGGGCGGGCGGACGCGCAGGCGCTTATACAGCTGGAGCGCGGCTGCAGCCGCATACCGCCCGCCGGACAGCGGCCTTGTTTCAGGACGGCAGGCGGGCTATACTCTCCCCGGATATGGCCTGTGCCATACGATACTTTCCAACACGGCGTAACTGCGAGGCATCCATGCCGGACATTGTTCCCGTCATTCTCTGCGGCGGCAGCGGCACGCGGCTCTGGCCGCTTTCGCGCGAGGCCTACCCCAAGCAGTTTGTGGACCTGGGCGAAGGGCGCACCTTGTTCAAAGATACGGTGGCCCGCGCCGCCGCTGTGGCCCCGGACGCCGCGCCCGTTATCGTCTGCAATGAAGAACACCGCTTCTATGTGACCGCCGCCCTCTACCAGTGCGGCGTCAGCGGCACGGTGCTGCTGGAGCCCGCCCCGCGCAACACGGCCCCCGCCATCGCTCTGGCGGCCCTGGCCCTGACCGCCGCAGGCGCGGATCCCTGCATGCTGGTGCTGCCCTCAGACCACGCCATTGCGGACGCGAACGTCTTCGCGGCAGGCGTGGCGCGCGCCGCGCGTCTGGCCGCGCAAGGGCGCATCGTCACCTTCGGCATTGCGCCCACGGCCCCGGAGACGGGTTTCGGCTACATCGAACAGGGCGCGCCGCTGGGCGAGGACGGTTTTGCCGTGGCCCGCTTTGCGGAAAAGCCCGACCAGGCTACGGCCGCGGCCATGCTGGCCCAGGGCGGCTACCTGTGGAACAGCGGCATGTTCCTGCTGCGGGCCTCCGTCTATCTGCAGGAGCTGGCGCGCTGCGCGCCGGAGATGGCCGCGGCCTGCCGCGCCGCCTGGGAAGGGCACACAAACGACGGCGTATTCTGCCGGCCGGACAAGGACGCCTTTCTGGCCGCGCCCGCCGACTCCATTGACTACGCCGTCATGGAGCACACCACGCTGGCGGCCGTGACGCCGCTGGCCACGGGCTGGAGCGACCTGGGCTCCTGGGAGGCCTTTTATCAGGCCGGGGCCGCCGATGCGGCGGGCAACGTCTGCGCCGGGGACGTACTGCTGGAAGACGCCGCAGACTGCTACTGCAACGCCACCCACCGGCTGCTGGCCGTTATGGGCGTGCGCGATCTGGTGGTGGTGGAAACGCGGGACGCCGTGCTGGTGGCCCCGCGGGAGCAAGCGCAGAACGTCAAAAAAATCGTGGGCCGTCTGCAGCGCGCCGGGCGGCCGGAATGCCGCCAGCATCCGCTGGTCTACCGGCCCTGGGGCAGCTACGAGACCCTTGCCCTGGGCGGGCGTTTTCAGGTCAAGCGCATTGTGGTCAATCCCGGCGCGGAGCTCTCCTTACAGATGCACCACCACCGCGCCGAACACTGGGTGGTGGTCAGCGGCACGGCCGAGGTCACCAACGGCGCGGAGGTGCGCCTTTACACGGAAAACCAGTCTACCTATATTCCTGTGGGAACCCGGCACCGGCTCAAAAACCCCGGCGTCATCCCCTTGGTGCTCATTGAGATCCAGTCCGGCTCCTATCTGGGTGAGGACGACATTGTGCGCTTTGCGGACGTCTACGGCCGCGAGGACAAACGTCCGCGGCCATGACGCCTTCCGCCCGCTTCACGGCGTGCAGTGCGGTGGACAAGAACACGGACTCAGGATATTCTATTACGATTTTGTTGCAGACCAGCTTCTCTGCGGGGAGCGTCACGCCCCGCGCAGCAAAGGATATGTGCCTGACATCATGAAAAAAGCGCTGATCACCGGCATCACCGGCCAGGACGGGGCCTACCTCGCGGAATTTCTGTTGCACAAGGGCTATGAGGTGCACGGCATCAAGCGCCGGGCCTCGCTCTTCAATACGGATCGCATCGACCACCTCTATCAGGATCCGCACGCCCAGGAGCGCCGCTTTATCCTGCACTACGGGGATCTGAGCGACTCCAGCAACTTGGTTCGCATCATGCAGGAAGTGCGGCCCGACGAGGTTTACAACCTGGCCGCCCAGAGCCACGTGCAGGTCTCCTTTGAATCGCCGGAATACACGGCGGACGTGGACGCCCTGGGCGCGCTGCGCCTGCTGGAGGCCATCCGCATCGCCGGGCTCACGGAGACCACGCGGTTCTATCAGGCCTCCACTTCCGAGCTGTTCGGCCTGGTGCAGGAGGTGCCGCAGACGGAAAAGACGCCGTTCTATCCGCGCTCGCCTTACGCCTGCGCCAAGCTCTACGCCTACTGGATCACGGTCAACTACCGCGAGGCCTACGGCCTGTACGCCTGCAACGGCATCCTGTTCAACCACGAGTCTCCCATCCGGGGCGAGACCTTCGTCACCCGCAAGATCACCCGCGCCCTGGCCCGCATGGTTCTGGGGCTGCAGGATTGCTGCTACCTGGGCAACCTCAACGCCAAGCGAGATTGGGGCCACGCCCGCGACTATGTGGAAATGCAGTGGCTTATGCTGCAGCAGGACGCGCCGGAGGATTTTGTCATCGCCACGGGGCGGCAGTTTTCGGTGCGGGATTTCGTCAACGCGGCGGCGGCGGAAATGGGCCTCAGCCTGACCTGGCAGGGCGCGGGCGTGGAGGAAACGGGCACGCTGGCCGCTGTGGATCAGGATCGTCTGCGCCGGGCCGCCGGCGACCGCCAGGGCCTGGAATGCCGCCTCAAACCCGGCGACGTCATCGTGCGGGTGGACCCGCGCTACTTCCGCCCCACAGAGGTGGAAACCCTGCTGGGTGATCCGGCCAAGGCCAAGCAGAAGCTGGGCTGGGAGCCCAGAACCAGCTTTGAGGACATGGTGGCGGAAATGGCCCGCGAAGACCTGAGCTTAAGCATGCGCGACGCCCTCTGCCGGGTGGCGGGCTTCAGAACCTTCAGCCACAATGAGTAGCGCGGTGGATAAAAACGCTCGCATCTATGTAGCCGGGCACCGCGGCCTGGTGGGCAGCGCCCTGTGCCGCGCCCTGAACCGCGCGGGTTACGCGCGTCTGCTCACCCGCACCCATGCGGAGCTGGACCTCTGCGACCAGGCGGCCGTGGCGGCCTTCTTTGCGGCCCAGCGACCGGACGTGGTCATCCTGGCCGCCGCCAAGGTGGGCGGCATCAAGGCCAACGCCGCCTATCCGGCGGAGTTCATCCACCAGAATCTGCAAATCCAGAACAACGTCATCCACAGCGCCTGGCGCAACGGCTGCCAAAAACTGCTTTTTCTGGGCTCCTCCTGCATCTATCCCAAGCTCTGCCCGCAGCCCATCAAGGAAGAGTATCTGCTTACCGGCCCGCTGGAGCCCACCAATGACGCCTACGCCCTGGCCAAAATCGCGGGCATCAAGATGTGCCAGGCCTACCGCAGGCAGTACGGCTTTGACGCCATCAGCGCCATGCCCACCAATCTCTACGGCCCAGGCGACAACTACCATCCGGAGAACAGCCATGTGGTCCCGGCGCTCATCCGCCGCTTTCACGAGGCCAAGGCGGCCGGCGCGGCGGCGGTGGCCAT encodes:
- a CDS encoding phosphomannomutase — translated: MNIDLSCFKAYDIRGRVPDALNAPLARALGRAVAEVLNARRVVLGRDARLSGPLLRDALAAGLREAGAQATDLGLCGTEEIYYAAANHPYDAGVMITGSHNPADENGFKIVRAGAVPVSGDSGLHALRDRVAQLLANEAARDEAAQGAKEPAPELAAASYREQYVRWLLDYSGAAQWATQTERPLAIVADAGNGCAGLVLQELAAALPCRFVCRQMEPDGAFPHGVPNPLLPERRAATAAAVREAGADLGLAWDGDFDRCFFYDGEGNFIEGYYCVGLLAGELLRRFPGGKVVHDTRVYWNTREVVLAAGGTPIMGKTGHAFMKERLRAEDAVYGGEMSAHHYFRDFAYCDSGMLPWLLVLGLLRRTGRPLAELVAERMTRYPCSGEINRRVMDAPALMRQVRERYAPGALHEDSVDGVNLEFADWRFNLRMSNTEPLLRLNVETRGDRALLEDKTGELLRFLDAGGAAGA
- a CDS encoding mannose-1-phosphate guanylyltransferase/mannose-6-phosphate isomerase, whose translation is MPDIVPVILCGGSGTRLWPLSREAYPKQFVDLGEGRTLFKDTVARAAAVAPDAAPVIVCNEEHRFYVTAALYQCGVSGTVLLEPAPRNTAPAIALAALALTAAGADPCMLVLPSDHAIADANVFAAGVARAARLAAQGRIVTFGIAPTAPETGFGYIEQGAPLGEDGFAVARFAEKPDQATAAAMLAQGGYLWNSGMFLLRASVYLQELARCAPEMAAACRAAWEGHTNDGVFCRPDKDAFLAAPADSIDYAVMEHTTLAAVTPLATGWSDLGSWEAFYQAGAADAAGNVCAGDVLLEDAADCYCNATHRLLAVMGVRDLVVVETRDAVLVAPREQAQNVKKIVGRLQRAGRPECRQHPLVYRPWGSYETLALGGRFQVKRIVVNPGAELSLQMHHHRAEHWVVVSGTAEVTNGAEVRLYTENQSTYIPVGTRHRLKNPGVIPLVLIEIQSGSYLGEDDIVRFADVYGREDKRPRP
- the gmd gene encoding GDP-mannose 4,6-dehydratase: MKKALITGITGQDGAYLAEFLLHKGYEVHGIKRRASLFNTDRIDHLYQDPHAQERRFILHYGDLSDSSNLVRIMQEVRPDEVYNLAAQSHVQVSFESPEYTADVDALGALRLLEAIRIAGLTETTRFYQASTSELFGLVQEVPQTEKTPFYPRSPYACAKLYAYWITVNYREAYGLYACNGILFNHESPIRGETFVTRKITRALARMVLGLQDCCYLGNLNAKRDWGHARDYVEMQWLMLQQDAPEDFVIATGRQFSVRDFVNAAAAEMGLSLTWQGAGVEETGTLAAVDQDRLRRAAGDRQGLECRLKPGDVIVRVDPRYFRPTEVETLLGDPAKAKQKLGWEPRTSFEDMVAEMAREDLSLSMRDALCRVAGFRTFSHNE
- a CDS encoding GDP-L-fucose synthase family protein — its product is MDKNARIYVAGHRGLVGSALCRALNRAGYARLLTRTHAELDLCDQAAVAAFFAAQRPDVVILAAAKVGGIKANAAYPAEFIHQNLQIQNNVIHSAWRNGCQKLLFLGSSCIYPKLCPQPIKEEYLLTGPLEPTNDAYALAKIAGIKMCQAYRRQYGFDAISAMPTNLYGPGDNYHPENSHVVPALIRRFHEAKAAGAAAVAIWGTGTPLREFLYVDDMAEACVFLLENYSDFEQVNVGCQKECTILDLARRVAQVVGYQGSIVTDPSKPDGTPRKLLDCGKLFAMGWRPRVGLEEGLRAAYGDFCARNGAGAAC